In a genomic window of Salegentibacter salegens:
- a CDS encoding carbohydrate kinase family protein yields MKQPTAVCFGEILYDVFPDGKRIGGAPLNVASRLSGLGISTEMISKVGDDEKGRKLISFLESKNIKTENIAKDAEYPTGVVNVKLSESGSATYEITQPVAWDKIQISEEIKNSVQQADAFIFGSLVCRDKVSRETLLELLPVAKYRIFDINLRPPYYKKEVLINLMNQADFIKFNDDELFEIAALLGSPYNSIEQNLQFISEKTNTKNICITKGPHGALLLKDGERFYNSGFKVKVKDTVGAGDSFLASLVAGLLKEEEPQSTLNFACAVGALVAGEEGANPEISKERIQKFIFPY; encoded by the coding sequence ATGAAACAACCTACGGCTGTTTGCTTCGGCGAGATATTATACGATGTTTTTCCAGACGGGAAGAGAATTGGAGGGGCTCCGCTTAATGTGGCTTCCAGGCTCTCGGGATTGGGAATTTCAACAGAAATGATTAGTAAAGTAGGTGATGATGAAAAAGGGAGAAAGCTAATTTCTTTCCTGGAATCTAAAAATATTAAAACTGAAAATATAGCCAAGGACGCTGAATATCCTACAGGAGTGGTGAACGTAAAACTTTCGGAAAGCGGTTCGGCTACCTATGAGATTACGCAGCCGGTAGCCTGGGATAAAATTCAAATTTCAGAAGAAATTAAAAATTCGGTACAGCAGGCAGATGCTTTTATCTTTGGAAGCCTGGTTTGCCGTGATAAGGTAAGTCGGGAAACACTTTTAGAACTTTTACCTGTAGCAAAGTATCGAATTTTTGATATTAATTTACGTCCCCCATATTATAAAAAAGAGGTTTTAATAAATCTTATGAATCAGGCAGATTTTATAAAATTCAATGATGACGAATTATTTGAAATTGCTGCATTACTTGGGTCCCCTTATAATTCTATAGAGCAAAATCTTCAATTTATTTCAGAGAAAACTAATACGAAAAACATTTGCATTACAAAAGGCCCTCACGGTGCACTTTTATTAAAAGATGGAGAACGTTTCTATAATAGTGGGTTTAAGGTAAAGGTAAAAGACACCGTAGGCGCGGGAGATTCATTTTTAGCAAGTTTAGTCGCAGGATTATTGAAAGAAGAAGAGCCCCAAAGTACACTGAATTTTGCTTGTGCCGTAGGTGCTTTGGTAGCCGGGGAAGAAGGCGCAAATCCAGAAATTTCTAAAGAGAGAATTCAAAAATTTATATTTCCGTATTAA